Part of the Carcharodon carcharias isolate sCarCar2 chromosome 11, sCarCar2.pri, whole genome shotgun sequence genome, CACTAAAATCTGAATGGGCTGCTGAGCTAATTCgtaagatctgtcttagttgtatctgccatttaagtTATAATTTATAGTTTAAATTTGATCAAGATTTTCATGTTTAACTAGTGTTAATTCTGGATATTAggagtgtttgctttgttgattCTTGTAAAAAGAATTCTTCTGTTTTTAaattgtggaatcttgtggcttcattcttatAGCAAATAACTGGGACTTTTGCATTTtgtctactttttaaaaaaagtactgGTCTCTACCAAGATAGTAATAGCAGGCAGACTTACTCCTCTTTGTTCTCAGACTGTCTAAAGCTGCAATGAATGACTTAACTGCGAACTAGGTTATAAAAAAGGGATGTTcttataaagcaaaaaaaaatagaTGTCACTTCTCTGCATCCAGTagcctttattttaaaaaaatgaaatttgcatttcaaATCAACTTAGATCTTAACTCTCCTTGTGCCAAGAGCGATGAGACCAATTACTTTGAAAATTCCTGTTAAAATTAATTAAATAGCAGCTCGAAGATACAACTTATGCCAGTAAGTGGCTTAATACAAATTAATGTATTCCTGACTTAAGCAATGCCAGATAAACCACGTTCCCATAGGaagaggtttaaaaaaaacacatattATCCAGGGCTATAACTGTGAATCGACTTTTTGGAGTGGCAATAGCACAGCTTGGGAGCAAAATTAATTTCTACCTTTTGTGTTAATGAAAAATGCATAGCACTGGAGAAATTTTAAATGGGAAATATGAGAAATATTTTAAGTGGAGAAAACACACAATACCTGTACAATTCTCTCATGAGAGTGAATAACACCTTCCACATTCATCTTAGTGCCCTGTTCCTGCAACACTGAGATCTCAGTGGACTTAGTAGGCATTGCATAGCTGTGGAAAAGAAAAGCAAAAGCACTTCTACATATTTTGTTTCAATAAAACTAAACATTCAAAATAATATTAGAACAAACATGAAATTATAAATATTAATATCATTTGCTCTCCAGTTTGTggggagaaagggacagagtgaatGAAGACATGTATGAAGCATCTGTAATTTTGTTTATAGAACAAGACTTGGGGGAGGGGAATATCACTGTTTAATTTTTAATGAGGCTAAAAAGGAGAATCTTTTAACTCTTACCTGACACGACTGCTGAAATCCATGACTCTCTACCAATTCATTTACAAATACACTATCAGATTTCCAAATGCCTAGTCTAAGGCCCTCCAATTGCCACAATAATTTTGCAGCCATCAGTATGCTCAACCCTAGTCTTAAACTCCACCTTTGATGTTCTAAACCCCTTCACTCCCTTCCTGGAAGACCTTACTTAAAATCCAACTTTTTGATAGCTTTTGCTCACCCCTCCAAATCTCTACTTCCTTGACTACATTTCTCTGAATTACTTTTGTACATTTATCAATGTtaaaagctatataaatgcaatttgttgtgaTTGACTGCAAACTGGTGATTCATTTAGCATTGAATTTTACCTTTCCTCCACTTTGATCTTTAGTTGATTGCAGAGCCGGTGAATGTACTGACTGTAGTGTTCTACAAGTGTCATGTCATAGCCGGTAAGTTGGATATTTAGGACACCATATTCTGTGTCAGTGCCAGGctttagctgcttcatctgcAACTTCTCTCTTTTCTTCCGTGGCTGTTGGAAAAATCAAGCAGTTGAAATCTTCATGTAATTTACAATAAAATTTAAAGGTAGTCAGATTCATGATAGTCTATTGCGATCGGTTGTAGAGGGACATTCCGAACCTCCAGATGATAGAACGAGATGAGATATCATGTGCATCTCCATTCTGTGATCAGGGGGACAGTGAAAACAGGCTATCATATTTTATAAGGAACTGTGCTAATCATTGTGCCACTTGAAGAGTTCTTGGTACCTGCTAAGGGCTCAAATTCACATTTATCAGTGACCTAATTGCCAACTAGTAACAATGTTTCTTGCAGCAATAGGTAAACTACATCActattgtggtgggggggggggtggggggggagaggtcaCATTAACTCCATGATGATGCACTTTGTGACTGAAGATTGGGTCTAATGCTCTGATTCAGAAAGGTCCACACAATTGCAGCTGTGACGGAATGGTTAGCTGATTAATTAAATCTCTCACCCAGCAAGCCAAACAGGTATGGTGGCCCAGGCTAGTTAAACAATGGGAAGCTTCCTTGTTTTAGCTAGTTAAACTCCAGCAGTGCTCTTCTTGCACACTTGGGCCTCTCAAAGTCTTCACTCTCATAAAACTACACTAAATGATTCTGGAATTCAGTAAGTGAAGCATGTCCATTTGGGGTGAAAGTGTTAAAAATGGGCATGTTCTCTGCTTCAATCGCTAATCCAGGGTACCAATGatagcctcacaaccctctgtaCAAAACAGCGTCTACTCTCAAGAACATTAGTAGGTTTTTATGTGCGTCAAACAACTGGTGAGTAGGGAGGGCCATAAATATTGTTCAAGTTACAGGATTGTGTTCAAGTGATCAACTGAACTAAGAAGCCCGGATGTTAAAGAGTCTTGCAACAGACCTCAGGTCACAATGATCTTCAAATGTTGCTACATtccaaggtgctatacaaatgcaagttgttgatgctgATTGCAACAACAGGCCATTGCTGGCTTAATTCTGGCAGCTGAGATATCAATATAACCATATGATCACAGCCAGGCTGCCACTGAAGAAGGCAAAGATTGCTAGCAACACTAATAATTATTGTCAAGTCTTTTAGGAGACCTATATTATGAATAACAAACAACAGTCCAAAAAGTGGAACAAAATGGTAACTGGTTTGAACCCAATAGTCTTTACAGCAACATTTGCCAGGCATTGGGTTTTTAAATTATTATAATGCCCGTAGAAACCAATgatgtttaaaaagaaatttgaactacCAGTTAATAGCTAAAAAGGATGACACAATAagatttcagattttaaaacTCTTACTGgaacaaatgactaaaagcacTATTGTCTAAACACtatattttctttttgtaggcaacttatactttaaatcaCGGAAACAAATCCTTTTCTTATCACATTCTCCACAGAATTATAGTCCTTATAGCTAACAGTTCATGGTTACTCCCAGTTTCCAATGGGTTCGCATTTCCCCATTTCACCAAGCTGTAACTTCAAGTAACCACATCCACATCCAGATGCTTCCCTTAGTTTTCGGAGAGCATCTTAAATTCACTACCAGCAGTCAGGCCTGTCCCAATGATTCTTCCCCTCTGGCCACGCCAGGACAAATCTCCCATAATTCTTAAATGggatgcttctcttcaactagaGACCTGCATCTCCCTCCAGTATCTAGCTGTGGTAGTTCGCAAAGACAAACAGCAGCTTCTCTCTGCCAACCACACAGAACACTTCATCTGTTTATGATGTTCACTGATTTGTAGCAAAGCCTGTAACGTGATATCAAAAAtagcctcctctgcactcttctccatggcaacatgaaataCATTAGCCTTGCATCCTGGTAACACTGCTGATTAGCTATTCTTGACCCCAACCCtttttcatcttagaagtaaatggacagtttacaacacaactgtttacaacccgaTACTTTCAACATCCTTCTGAGCCTGTGAGAGACAGACTCAGGCTTGGATTTTCACTCCTGAGTTGGGTGGCTCAAGTCGGGAAATCTGCGACTTTGTCCCAGTTCTGTTAAATATTAGCCCTtgcgcccccacccactccccatattcctgcctacctcttagctcctcataccctcaccccccaccctttgtccttaccctccatgccaacccacctAGTATCCACAATGTgtaaacctcaggagccatgctgagatgaaataaaattctaaatatctattacagcctTTACTATATCAAAAAAAATTCCCATTCTTGAAAGCCCACTCAAAACATTTAAATTCCCTCAtatacttaatcccttataaaaacaaacatttgtatttatAATCCCATAAAGACATTCAATCCTTTAAtacctctttgagctgtcaattaaACTGTGAACTCATAACCCCTCCACTGAGATAATGATATGTTATGGAAAGCAACCAAACATTAACAATGACCCTTGGGGTAATGTCAACAAACAGTTATTGTAACTGCTAGGCCAGATTTTTTTCAATTCTCACTGATAACAGGCaggctgattttttttaatgagttAAAAGGTGCAGgagtttaaataacttgacagcttgacagttctacagaccttaTCTGCCCTTTAAGAGATTTTACGAGTGCTCTTAAAGGTTTGTAACTCTCACATTGTGGGTTAGGGCCCTTGCCACAGTGAAAATTGGATTGTTTGAATTCAGTACTGAGTTCAAATGACCCAGCTAAGTTCAGTTTCCCATCTCTGTGAGTCATGTCCCACCCATTTTCCCTTACTGTCGGAAATGGGGGCGGGATTTCTGGATTTgggtcccacccaccatttttgactctgcaaaaatccaggcATTTGGTCTATCCATTGTGAACTCAGAGActactgccattgtctccaaccaTGAACACCTAACACCATTGCCCCAGTAACACAATCTTTTGATCTTTAACTGCCCCAGGCTTGTTGTCAAAAAGACTTTAGAACTCCAGAGCAGGTTGTATGACCCTCTCCAtcttaccttaaattaaagacacattTCAAAAAACATGATaatttataaacctcataattgtaggAAAATTGACATCTTCTTACTGCATACAAGACAAATAAGGACTCTACTAACTACTCACTTTACATTTGCTACTGATGTCAGCTCTATGGTTCTTTACTAAGTTTAAGATGCAAAATGTTAAGTCTGAATGACACCATGGTAAAGGGATTGCAAATGAGATTTTTATATAAGTCCCCTGTGGCTCAGTCTTTGTACTTCCTGGTATAGACCTAAGCCAGATAAACCAGGAGGGTTCCAGGTATAATCTctgatctgtgctgagttagatgaTCACAGTCAACGTGTCAGTGAAGAAGGCTCTATAATTGACCTCAACATCTCAGGTTAGGGAAGGGAAAAATTAATAGTGTTCCTGCTTCTAATTGCCTACTCAAAAATGCTTGTAAAtttgtggactttgggtgcaaacaAATACAAGTTTATATGATAGAAAATAGCTTGCCAAAATGTATTAACTACAAAATAAGCAcccaatacaaaagcaaaatactgtagatgctgtaaagctaaaataaaaacagcaaatcctgggaatactcagcaggtcaggcagaatctATGGAGAGGAACAGAGATAACTTTTCAGGTCTATGACCTTTAAATTCTGATGAGAGGTCAAAGACCTGaattgttaactctttctctccaagCGTGCTGCcaaaccatagaacactacagcacagaaaacaggccattcggcccttctagtctgtgccgaaatattattccgctagtcccattgacctgcacctagtccataaccctccagacctctcccatccatgtatctatctaatttattcttaaaacttaagagtgagcccgcatttaccacattagatggtagctcgttccacactctcaccactctctgagtgaagaagttccccctaatgttccccctaaacctttcccctttcaccctaaagccatgtcctctcgtgtttatttctcctaatctaagtgcaaagagcctacttgcatttactctgtctatacccctcataattttgtaaacttctatcatatctcccctcatttttctacgctccaaggaataaagtcctaacctatttaatctttccctgtaactcaactccttaagacccggcaacatcctagtaaatcttctctgcactctctcgatCTTACTGaaatccttcctgtagttaggcgaccagaactgcacacaatactccaaagttggcctcaccaatgtcttatacaacctcaccataacatcccaactcctatactcaatactttgatttatgaaggccagtatgccaaaagctttctttacaactttgtctacctgtgatgccaaaacctgctgaatatttccagcattttctgtttttatttcaaatatcaGTGCCTGTCTGTGGAACCTTACACAGCATAAAGTGCCTGCCATGTTTTCTATATTATAAAGCTAATTACACTTGGCCATAAAGAGCTTCAGGgcgtcctgaagttgtgaaaggcactacataaatgcaaattccatCATTTTTGAGGGGAACAGAAAATTTAAGGGACAAAACAAAGCTCCCGCAATTGCTGAAACCAGTATATAACTGAGCCACACAGAAGGTGTGCTTCTATGGATATCAGGTAAAACACAATCAGGACTGTGTAAATTTCTAAAATGTCCTCCATACAAATTGGCATTCAGTATTCACTGTCTAGGGACACCAGGAAGGTGACAATTTGAGAATTGACCTGGAAGGCCCTGGAGAATAGTGAGATTATAAGAGTTGAATCTTTCAGGAGAGGAAGGAGGAAGATGACAGTAAATTAAGGAGGGGAAAGAAAAGAATTCAATGCCTGATTTGAAAAATATAGTTACCATGAAATTTGtctattttaaaattaagttgATTAGTGAATTTTGCAATTAATCATCTCTGTACTATCGTTgtgtggaatttaatccagacacacaaacaaaataTTACTTACCACTTCTCTTGGCAGTAAGTATTTATACCTTCCAATCCCATGGGTGGGCATCGACCTGTAATGTCTCTTGCTGGTTAGGATATTATCTGTGTACGCAAAATGTAGAATTTATTTGATTAAAATATATTACCAGGTCACACTCTTGAGATGTCTAATCTCCTGGTGGCAGTACAGGGTCAATACAAAATAACACAAAGCAATTGAGACCACTCTTCAAAAACTAACAATAGCATTTTTGTACAAATAATCTAACAGGGTTAGAATCTGCTTGCTCTATTAGAGTTATCCTTTGATTCTGTACTTTTGTCCAGCTCTACCTAAAATCATGTACAGTTCAGATAAATGAAAATATGTAAATATTAAATAAAGGAATGGATAGAGGGTAAGCCATGAACACTGAAAATCTGAATCATGAACAAAAAAATCCTGAAATGcattacaggtcagtcagtgtctaACAGAGAAAAAGATAAACTAATATTTTGATGGAATATTTTAATCAGAATTGAAAGTCTTTTTAAGCAATCGGTACTATAGATTTTTACAGTTAGAAAACGAAAAATAACATAGCTGCTGGGTTtccacccaccccaacctctcAGCAATTTTACGCTGGGGCAGGCGAGGCCTCAGGCTACCCATCCTTAtcccaattgagacccttaaatggccaattattgaccacttaagggccattccccacaatgcctcaaattttaggctggtgggaggagttccGGGGTATCAGGAAAGCCTGAAAATAATTGGGTTTAGGCTTTggatgggaaggggaggggtgcctccatcagaagccctctTTTAACCTCAGGCGCCTCCCCCTTAACGTCTGGTGGCCActggatctccctcccccacaccctcagccTCTCAGTCAACACCCCAATCACCCCACTATCCATCCCCCAAGGCCCCTTTGACCCTCCCGccctgagacccccaaaacttacctCTTCCTGGAATCCCGGTACTTAGGCTCCAGGGACTGCATGCAGTCCCAGTCCTATCCACTGCAGCTTCTAGTGCTGCAGGGACTAGacagctgttggccaatcagattgtccagcagctctctaagacgggacttcctcctgagtgatcAGCCAGTTAATGCTCATTGGATGTGAGGCAGGCATTATCAGCGGGGATGGATTCCCCACTGACTCTTcggatggtgggaagggaaaccctgccatccaaaaaatcctggccaatatttcctgTTGATAACCTTTTATCAAAACTGATAAAGACCATTTTTATAGTGCTACAGACACATAATATAGTCTGATGAATATATGAAACAGGAAGGAGCAGGATAGAATTTTAAAGGATTAGTCCTACAAACAATTGAAGCAAGCTAGCAATGTAAAATAAATTTCTAATAACACTTAATTTATCTGCCAACAGACCTGCTTAACATTTTGGGTATAGACCCATCATAACTAAAAGTTGGAAGGTAGCTAAACCTCTTTATAGGAGCAATAAAAGGGAGATTGGGTAGAGTGGCAGTAGTTTGGCTCTCTGGTTCTCATCACAACGAGGCATAAATAAGAAGAGGACGAAAACAATTTTATGATGGTAGTAATAAAAGGTAGATGTGAGAGATGGGCAAGAAAATGGGAAAGACAGCAGAGGTTTAAAGCTGCAACCATCAGTGCTCAGAACAGACGGCTGCAgggagactgaggacagagaCTAAAATTTGTGACAAGCTTGATCAGAATGGTGCACGGGGCCAAAAAGGAAACAGTGACAGTGGAAATAGGAGGAGTGAAATTGAACTAGATGAGTCACAAGGAGGTCACAGAGCATGGTGCCATTCATCAAATTGATCATCCAACCTTTGTTTGATCTCCCCAGTGTACAGCAACTTGCATCATAGACAGTGCAGTTCTGAGGAGAAATCAAATCAAGACCTCCATCTTGCCAGCTTCCAAGCAATGATGTCCATTGAAATCTCTCTTTCACCAAGTAGGCAGATCCAAAATCGAAGACCATGAAAACCTACATTTTTCTCTTGCCAATTTCTTTCCTCCTTAGTGTCTCTCTATATCACAAATCATTCCCAGTGTAACATGATGTGACCTGCTTCTATGTCTTTGTCAATATTGCCAACAAGCTGACTACTATGCTGAGCAGCTTAGTTTGATTCACCTCCCTGACACACACCAGCCTCAATAATATAGCTGGTTTTGGACCTTTGCTGTGAAATTGGGAAATATAGAGCAGCACAAGGTCTCCAAGCAATAAACAAGTCTacttgtgtggggtggggtggggtgaggtggggcggGGCGGGGACACAATCTTTTTTGCAGTACCATAAATCCAATTAAAATGGAAGATTTAAAACAAACAAATTTAAAAGCTCAAAGATTGCATTCATCAGATTGGAACCTTTAGTTGCCTATTAAGTTTGACATCTAAAATATCTTATCTGACCCAAATATTTCCATGTAAAGTCAAATCTGAGATCTCCGTTGTATACAATGATGGAACAAATGCTGAACATTATTTACTTGAATTGTTAAATTGGTTCCTTGGCAATTAGCTGAATTATTCTCATTGCTGTTCAGATGCTGAGCTTTCACTCCAGAGAATACGACACATCTCTAAGTGCTTTAATGCAGTGACATTACTTTCATTCATTCTTTTCCCAGGAGTTAAATGCATCAGAAGTGGAATTAGCATCTCAGCAGTTACCGACTGGGCATAAACACCATGTTGTGATTGCAGTGTGGTTTTGACAGTAAAGCAGTGGAAGTTTATTCATACAAAAAATTAAAAGATCTTGGTAGCATGCTCAATACAGCTTGTgtccatctccatctccctcacacacacacatgcgcacaaacaCAAGACAGCCAACTGTGGTTAAAACAACTACTTTTAATCAGGCAGAGTGGTTTTCTGGAGGCTAACCCATGACTGCTCTCTGTCGCTCAACAGATCAAATTTGAAATTCTTTTCTCTTGATTTAAATCAGTCCCAATTATATATTTCAGGGAATCTATTTATCTTGTTCCATCCAATCTAATTCTGCCCTTGTGTCATTTATAAGTGTGGCCTCTGGGTGCTCCCTAGCCTATCCAGTGGAGATAATTGGTCCATGTGAACACTATATCCACTGCACTtccctcccaacaccccctccccccaccatgtgTGTTATCTCCTTGATAAATTCTTTTTGAGATTCATCAATGAGGAatgttcccttttgaaatctgtaCCATACCTGAAGACTAACATTTTTGCCTGCCATTCGCCCACTCCACCATGTTACTCCTGGATTAGTTCTGTGGCCCTTTTTCAAAATCCAGTCCTTATATTATTTCAGAAACCTCAATCAAATAGCCCGAGTCTAAGCACTTCCGAAGTATAGAGATCTGACTGAGTCAATCTGGCACATGAGGTGTTTTAGACTGTGAATTAATTGTTCCCTAATGCAGTCTTTCCAAAAcctgtggtatacagtcaggagggagttgccctgggaatcctcaacatagactccagaccccacgaagtctcatggcatcaggtaaaacatgggcaaggaaacctcctgctgattaccatgtaccaccctcccttagctgatgaatcagagctcctccatgttgaacgtcaCTTGGTgggagcactgagggtagcaagggtgcagaatgttctctgggtagggggcttcaatgtccatcaccaacagt contains:
- the mrpl48 gene encoding 39S ribosomal protein L48, mitochondrial, which codes for MNPVLTKVLCVRQVTLLKQAAATVFRLTSVRQPPLWFTDNILTSKRHYRSMPTHGIGRYKYLLPREVPRKKREKLQMKQLKPGTDTEYGVLNIQLTGYDMTLVEHYSQYIHRLCNQLKIKVEESYAMPTKSTEISVLQEQGTKMNVEGVIHSHERIVQVSGLSSALAPIVLEVLKTNQPEGVQLCIKEHTEADFNARFKARPELEGLIAQIS